Part of the Bacteroidota bacterium genome, ACCAATCAAGCTTTAGTGCCAAGCTAACTGAATCGGACTCTTGAAACATTTGAGCGGGCAAAGTTTTTAATTGGTCTCTTATTCCATACACATCGCTAGCAATGCAGGGTAAGCCCACTGCCATAGCCTCCAAAAGTGCAACAGGGCTTCCTTCGCCCAAATTGGTAGTAGGTAGGATGAAATAATCGGAGCAGTTCAATAATTCATTTACGTTCATCCGTTTGCCAATCAAATAAACCCTTTCAGAAAGGCCCTTTTCTACTATTATACTTTTTAATTTTTCGGCATATTCATTTCTGTCGTCACCTATTATAAATACTACAGAATTTATATGTTTGTCTTTAATAGAATGAAAACCTTCAATCAGATATTCTATTCCTTTGCGGGGAACTAAATTGGCAACTGTAGTAATTATTTTTGTACCTGAATTTAGTTTGAATTCCTTTTTCAGAAGATTCTCATGCAATGTTATTTTTTTGAACTCACCAGTATTTACACCCCTATGTAAAAGCATGGTTTTATTATTCCCACCCTTAAAAAAATCCTGCATCATATCATTATTTTGCACGGCAATGCCGTGGGCCAGCATCGTGCGAAAACGCCAACCATTACCGCCCCAGCTCATATTTTTTTTGGTAAATATCCACTTGGCACCGCCCAATCTACATGCAAGTGCTTCATAATAATCGTCGGAATAATTGAAGGAATGCACCAAATCGAACTTGTGCTTTTTAATGAAACGCGAAACTTTCCATGCATGCAAAATTGATTTAACTCTACTAGGTCTACCTTTTAATAAATAAGGATAAACATGCACAGGGACACCACTATTTTTAACCGTTTCAAAAAATTTTCCGCTATCGTTTATACAACATAAATGCGGCTCAAATAGATTCTTATCAAGCCGCAAAGCTATATTGAGCATGGCTTTCCCACTTCCAGCCGTATCGAAATTGGGGATGGTGAAAAGAATTTTGTAAGGTTTTTTTGGCATTTAATATATTATCTCAATTTATTTTGGCATGACTCATAGCCAGTGCATACAAAGTAAATATAGGCCATTTCAAATCTGCTTTTTTCGATTTGTGTACGTTCAATATATTCTGTAGTTTTTCTTTGTCTATATCAAATGTGGAAATAAAATTATCCGACAACAAAGTGTCATACACGGGTTGTTTTAATTGCTCACGCAGCCATTTGTCTAAAGGCACGGAGAAACCACGTTTAAACTTATCGTGAGGCGTATGCCCCGTTTTATTTCTCAATAATGTTTTCAATAATTCTTTTTTCTTTTGGTCTTTGCAGCTCAAATAGGGGTCGATAGTCAAAGCTTTTTCTATAAAACTTTTCTTTAAAAATGGAACACGTACTTCCAAAGAATTCTCCATGCTCATGCGGTCCACCTTGGCTAAAGTCTTTTGCATCATCCCATAAAATTCAGCCTTCGCCATCCGCAAAAGCAATTCTTTTTCACTCCCTTTGTCATCATAGTTATAAGCATCGAATAGGGGAGAGAAGTTGGTGTTTTTAAGTTCGGGAAATATATTATCAATATCGGTTGTATGGAAACGGCTATGCAAATGTGCATGAGCTTCTGCCATCGTATCGAATAGGAAATTGCTATTGATATTTTTATTGTTGGTAAACATTTTATCAGTAGCATAAGCCATATACCGCAATTTTTTGGGAATGAAATTGAATTTGCGGTTTTTCAGCAACGACCAAAATCTTTCATAACCATAAAAAAGTTCATCTCCGCCATCGCCCGAGAGGGCTACTGTTACCTGCTTACGGGCATGGTTACATACTAGCCAAGTAGGTATTACCGAAAAATCTGCAAGAGGTTCTTTAATGCCTTGCATCACCTGTTCTAAATATATAGCTGCCTTGTCGGAGTCCATCATATCCAGCAAAAACTCAGTCTTGAATTTTTCTGCATAATAGCGAGCATCCTCACTCTCATCATGCTTTTTGCTATCGCTTCCTATAGAAAAAGTCTTTAAGGTTCCAGTAGTTTTCTTACTTGCATAGCTTACAATAAGTGGCGAATCAATACCACCTGAAAGGAAGGCCCCGAGTGGTACATCGCTCAGCATTTCATCACTAACAGCTTGCTTTAAAGATTCATTAATAATCTCCAATGCTTCTTTTTTATTATCAATAGTTGATTCTATATGGTTAGGAAATTCCCAATATATTTTCTTCGAAACAATACCACCTTTATCAAATATAATAATCTCACCCGGCCTTAACTGATGCGTACCTTGGTGCAAGCCCAATGGTGCAGGAACATAGTGCCATTTAAGATAAGTCTTTAATACTTCTTTATCGTAAGAAGCACCCTTAATAAGTGGGTGCAAAGCTACTTGGTCGTATTGACTGGCAAAAACCACATTGTTATTTTTGAACCCATAAAACACAGGTTTTATTCCTGCAAAATCTCGGGCCAAATATAGTTTTTCTGAAGGTGTATGAAAAGCAGCAATTCCAAACATGCCATCCAATTTTTCAATAGCTTTTTCAAATCCATATTCATCAATACAGCATAAAATAGTTTCTGTATCACTGTGAGATTTGAAGGTGTATTTATTCGCAGGAAGCTGTGCTCGCAATTCTAAATGATTATATATTTCGCCATTGAATACCATTACCCAATCATTCTTATGGCTGTGCATCGGCTGATTGCCGGCTTCGCTTAAATCTATAATTGCTAAGCGTCTAAAACCGAGACTGCACATTCGCCCGTCACACCAATAACCATCGGAGTCGGGGCCACGTTTTGCTGCCAGATTATTTAACTGAATAAATTCTCCTTTTGGCGTAAGTTTGAAGTTGGGAAGAAACTCCCCGAAGATTGCACACATAGATACTGCAAATATATATGTGAATTAATATTAAATTTGATGTTTGCCTTTAAAATATTTTTCCAATTCTTCTCTGCCAAGTGCGTTCAAAGTGAAGTCTTTTGTTAAGCCTCCTTTACGAGCTGAGTTCACACCGTACTGCATATCATGTAATCCTTCTTTTTTATGGGCATCGGGATTGATACTAACTGGAACAGACTTCTCCATACAGTAATAAAGCCATCGCCAATCTATGTCAAGTCTGTAGGGGTGAGCATTAAGCTCTATTGCGACACCATTAGCAGCACATGCATCTATAATCAATTTATGGTCGATTGGATACCCTGGGCGTGACAAAAGTAACCTTCCGGTAGGGTGACCTAAAATATTTGTATAAGGATTTTCGATGGCTTTAAGCAAACGCATATTTGCTTTTTCCTCATTCATTTTTAAATTTTGATGCACTGAGGCTACAATAAAATCGAAGGTAGCTAACACATCATTATTATAATCCAATGAACCATCGCCCAATATATCACTTTCTATCCCTTTAAATATTTTAAACGGTGCCAGCTCCTTGTTCAATTGATCAATTTCTATATGTTGTTGTTGCACACGTTCTATCTCTAATCCTTTAGCATAAACTGCTGTTCGGCTATGGTCGCATATACCGAAGTATTCATAGCCCAGTTCTTTGCAATATAATGCCATTTCCCTAAGCGAATGCTTGCCATCGCTATAAGTGCTGTGATTGTGCAAAATCCCTTTTAAGTCGCTTAGCTCTATAATTTTTCCGCCTTTTTTAGTTAACTCAATTTCAAGTTCACCTTCACGCATTTCTGGAATGATATAAGGCAGATTCAGATTACTATATACAGTTGTCTCGTCCACTTCTTTATCGGCAAGCGAAGTATATCCTATTTTGTTTAAATGCTCAGGCGTGGCAGTGGTTTCAAATAGTATTCGTTCGTAATTATAATCTGCACATTTATATATAATAGCAGGGTAGGAGCCCAATATATTAAATTGTATATAGGCATCTTGTTCGTCTTCAACTTCCAGTTGTGGCAGCTCTTGCAAATACTCTGAAAGATATTCTTCATTAGCAATACAAACCCATTCAAATAATTCCACTACATCACATTTGCGGCGAACTTGGCCAGATATTGTTATAGTTTCAAACGCATTTGTTTGTTCTAATAATGCTTGTATTTCATTCGCAACTTGCTCGGCAGTTACATAATGAAGTTTGCCCGTATTGCTCGCAATGAAATTAATTCCTTCTATAATAGTTTGCTGTGTTTTTTCACCAAATCCTTTGTGCTGCGAAAGTCTATTTTCATTACAAGCATATAATAGCTCGCCGACAGATTCTATGCCCAGTTCTTGCCAAATCTGTCTTACTTTTTTAGGGCCAATACCTTTTATATTGAGCATATCCATCACACCTACAGGCGTTGCTGCATGTAGGTCTTGAAGGTCTTTGAAAGAACCTGTTTGATTTATTTCATTAATTTTTGAAGCCAAGCTTTTCCCTACACCTTCTACTTTTTCCAATGCAGAAATATCCAATTCAGATAAATCTGTAGCGAGCTTATCAATACGATAAGAAGCACCTGCATAGCTTTTTACTTTGAATGGATCTTTGCCATGCAGGTCCATCAACTGACTATATAGTTTCAGTTGGTCGGCTATGGAATCGCTTGAAATCTTTGGCACCGGATATTTAATGAATGAATGAGGTTTGATTTAATTATTTATAATAGTTTGTCATGCTTTGTTATCCTGTCCGCCGCCGGTGGATGTCGAAGGATAATCGAAGCATAGTGTATAATAGGTCTTCGACAAACTCAGACTGAAAGCATTTGTCACACTTTGTCATCCTTAGTTTGTCGAAGGATTATCGAAGTGTTTATCTGCGACCGCTGCAGATTCTGTTCATCGCTCTCCACCACTCCGTCTCGTAGACGAACTACACGATAGGCAAATTTTGCTATATCTTCTTCGTGGGTAATCAGTATTACTGTATTTCCTTGTTGGTGTATCTCCTCGAACAAAGCCATAATCTCCATACTGGTTTTGGTATCGAGGTTACCTGTGGGTTCGTCGGCAAGTATAATAGCAGGATTGTTGACCAATGCCCTAGCTATTGCCACACGCTGGCGTTGCCCTCCGCTAAGCTCGTTTGGTTTGTGGTTCATGCGGTCTTCTAGCTTTACGTGTTTCAATACTTCTGTGGCTTTTTGTTCACGATCCTCCTTATTTTTACCTGCATATACCAGCGGCAAAGCCACATTGCCCAGTGCTGTTAAACGGGGCATGAGGTTAAATGTTTGGAACACGAAACCTATGTCTTTATTGCGTACTTCGGCAAGTTCGTTGTCATCCATTTTACTCACGTCGGTACCGTTAAGTATATAAGTCCCGCTTGTAGGCGTATCGAGGCAGCCCAGCATATTCATTAAGGTTGATTTGCCCGAGCCTGATGGCCCCATTA contains:
- a CDS encoding glycosyltransferase — protein: MPKKPYKILFTIPNFDTAGSGKAMLNIALRLDKNLFEPHLCCINDSGKFFETVKNSGVPVHVYPYLLKGRPSRVKSILHAWKVSRFIKKHKFDLVHSFNYSDDYYEALACRLGGAKWIFTKKNMSWGGNGWRFRTMLAHGIAVQNNDMMQDFFKGGNNKTMLLHRGVNTGEFKKITLHENLLKKEFKLNSGTKIITTVANLVPRKGIEYLIEGFHSIKDKHINSVVFIIGDDRNEYAEKLKSIIVEKGLSERVYLIGKRMNVNELLNCSDYFILPTTNLGEGSPVALLEAMAVGLPCIASDVYGIRDQLKTLPAQMFQESDSVSLALKLDWLLNLAESELNKIVAKQSSLVNSSYTIDIEVKRHETLYCKILG
- the asnB gene encoding asparagine synthase (glutamine-hydrolyzing); translation: MCAIFGEFLPNFKLTPKGEFIQLNNLAAKRGPDSDGYWCDGRMCSLGFRRLAIIDLSEAGNQPMHSHKNDWVMVFNGEIYNHLELRAQLPANKYTFKSHSDTETILCCIDEYGFEKAIEKLDGMFGIAAFHTPSEKLYLARDFAGIKPVFYGFKNNNVVFASQYDQVALHPLIKGASYDKEVLKTYLKWHYVPAPLGLHQGTHQLRPGEIIIFDKGGIVSKKIYWEFPNHIESTIDNKKEALEIINESLKQAVSDEMLSDVPLGAFLSGGIDSPLIVSYASKKTTGTLKTFSIGSDSKKHDESEDARYYAEKFKTEFLLDMMDSDKAAIYLEQVMQGIKEPLADFSVIPTWLVCNHARKQVTVALSGDGGDELFYGYERFWSLLKNRKFNFIPKKLRYMAYATDKMFTNNKNINSNFLFDTMAEAHAHLHSRFHTTDIDNIFPELKNTNFSPLFDAYNYDDKGSEKELLLRMAKAEFYGMMQKTLAKVDRMSMENSLEVRVPFLKKSFIEKALTIDPYLSCKDQKKKELLKTLLRNKTGHTPHDKFKRGFSVPLDKWLREQLKQPVYDTLLSDNFISTFDIDKEKLQNILNVHKSKKADLKWPIFTLYALAMSHAKIN
- a CDS encoding helix-hairpin-helix domain-containing protein, producing MPKISSDSIADQLKLYSQLMDLHGKDPFKVKSYAGASYRIDKLATDLSELDISALEKVEGVGKSLASKINEINQTGSFKDLQDLHAATPVGVMDMLNIKGIGPKKVRQIWQELGIESVGELLYACNENRLSQHKGFGEKTQQTIIEGINFIASNTGKLHYVTAEQVANEIQALLEQTNAFETITISGQVRRKCDVVELFEWVCIANEEYLSEYLQELPQLEVEDEQDAYIQFNILGSYPAIIYKCADYNYERILFETTATPEHLNKIGYTSLADKEVDETTVYSNLNLPYIIPEMREGELEIELTKKGGKIIELSDLKGILHNHSTYSDGKHSLREMALYCKELGYEYFGICDHSRTAVYAKGLEIERVQQQHIEIDQLNKELAPFKIFKGIESDILGDGSLDYNNDVLATFDFIVASVHQNLKMNEEKANMRLLKAIENPYTNILGHPTGRLLLSRPGYPIDHKLIIDACAANGVAIELNAHPYRLDIDWRWLYYCMEKSVPVSINPDAHKKEGLHDMQYGVNSARKGGLTKDFTLNALGREELEKYFKGKHQI
- a CDS encoding ABC transporter ATP-binding protein, translating into MTPIIQISEITKTFTVGQEQVHALKGVNLVINKGEYVALMGPSGSGKSTLMNMLGCLDTPTSGTYILNGTDVSKMDDNELAEVRNKDIGFVFQTFNLMPRLTALGNVALPLVYAGKNKEDREQKATEVLKHVKLEDRMNHKPNELSGGQRQRVAIARALVNNPAIILADEPTGNLDTKTSMEIMALFEEIHQQGNTVILITHEEDIAKFAYRVVRLRDGVVESDEQNLQRSQINTSIILRQTKDDKV